The Planococcus versutus genome contains a region encoding:
- a CDS encoding TetR family transcriptional regulator: protein MSQTLTKEVIYTVSSQQEKSVEIVDADWRDKYGLAVILRRHKKTVVQLNGVEIAVSFTSCKLTKIRWIDDNRFLTATYENDRRNIFIVDSSGKLLYSFKGGEAFEEIVVGKEGIWISYFDEGIFGNGISTEGLVLFDMTGNILLRYHSDLLNPNSIADCYALCKGRGTSVWIFPYTDFPLVEINSKERTSRTYPVPELLHGAHALCIRGKYAYFFDPYNSNQKMYQLKIGTQKPVLLGTVQGALRGLDPSETSHFISISLNQEIVLYQVMNGDEYQYI, encoded by the coding sequence TTGAGTCAGACATTAACCAAAGAGGTCATTTATACAGTTTCTTCCCAGCAAGAAAAGTCAGTAGAAATCGTTGACGCAGACTGGAGAGACAAGTACGGGTTGGCAGTAATTCTTCGTAGACATAAGAAAACCGTTGTTCAATTGAATGGTGTAGAAATAGCAGTGAGCTTTACATCATGCAAACTAACGAAGATTCGTTGGATTGATGACAATCGTTTTTTGACAGCTACCTATGAAAATGACAGAAGGAATATATTCATTGTAGACTCGTCTGGAAAACTTCTCTATTCCTTCAAGGGAGGAGAGGCGTTCGAAGAGATAGTCGTTGGGAAAGAAGGAATCTGGATCAGTTATTTTGACGAAGGGATTTTCGGTAACGGGATCTCTACCGAGGGACTCGTACTTTTCGATATGACCGGCAACATCCTCTTACGATACCATTCCGATTTATTGAATCCCAATTCAATAGCTGACTGTTATGCTCTTTGCAAAGGGAGAGGAACGTCTGTCTGGATTTTTCCTTATACTGATTTTCCTTTGGTTGAAATAAACTCAAAAGAGCGAACGAGTCGCACATATCCGGTTCCTGAATTGCTGCATGGCGCCCACGCACTATGCATCAGAGGAAAGTACGCTTACTTTTTTGATCCCTACAATTCGAATCAGAAAATGTATCAGTTGAAAATTGGCACACAGAAACCAGTGCTTTTGGGAACTGTCCAAGGAGCCCTAAGAGGGCTAGATCCATCAGAAACTAGCCACTTTATCTCCATTTCACTCAATCAGGAGATTGTACTTTATCAAGTAATGAATGGGGATGAATATCAATATATTTGA
- a CDS encoding ImmA/IrrE family metallo-endopeptidase, translating to MGKRMDRKKQAEAVAEAFAADFLAETTASAIFIGSHIERILASKANVIYQYVEDPTYYGAAVSHESGTQFIALNTFHSLRVRYFTAAHELWHLSEASQLQDEHFDHERAADRFAAAIMLPKAIMKDLWLQFKKLYEPKESVILIADFSEVPYEAVVRRLKELGISLSGISFTEEEWKNERVKLDLSESTLDVSQRLERFTAYERVVEEALENGVVDSLGASHKLKKYNSQLAKKLQEQEMKRVAEAEQHET from the coding sequence GTGGGCAAACGAATGGATCGTAAAAAACAGGCAGAGGCAGTCGCAGAAGCGTTTGCGGCTGATTTTTTAGCAGAAACTACCGCCAGTGCGATCTTTATTGGCTCTCATATCGAACGAATCCTTGCGAGTAAGGCAAACGTGATTTACCAATACGTAGAAGATCCAACTTACTACGGGGCAGCTGTCAGTCATGAATCGGGGACGCAATTTATTGCGCTGAATACGTTCCATTCATTGCGGGTGCGTTATTTCACCGCAGCGCATGAGCTATGGCATTTATCGGAAGCTAGCCAGTTACAAGATGAACATTTTGATCACGAACGCGCAGCCGATCGATTTGCCGCAGCCATTATGTTGCCGAAGGCAATAATGAAGGATTTATGGCTTCAGTTCAAGAAATTATATGAGCCGAAAGAATCCGTTATTCTCATTGCAGATTTTTCGGAAGTTCCTTATGAAGCCGTGGTTCGCCGGTTGAAAGAATTAGGGATTTCCCTTAGTGGAATTTCCTTTACGGAAGAGGAATGGAAGAACGAACGAGTAAAGTTGGACTTGTCTGAGAGCACGTTAGATGTTTCCCAACGGCTTGAACGTTTTACTGCCTATGAGCGTGTTGTCGAAGAAGCTCTTGAAAATGGAGTCGTTGATTCTTTGGGCGCATCCCACAAACTAAAGAAGTATAACAGCCAGTTGGCGAAAAAATTACAGGAACAAGAAATGAAGCGTGTCGCAGAGGCAGAACAGCATGAAACGTAA
- a CDS encoding helix-turn-helix domain-containing protein, which produces MRTNEVVIEKVKIWLQENGKSHQWLAEELNISKALVGHMLSGNRTIQPKRIPELAKVLGMSVNELMEDSSLNSKRLVVQLRGTTSNRRSKQEVQELLFVIEDYLGLKRGQTNGS; this is translated from the coding sequence ATGAGAACAAATGAAGTAGTAATCGAAAAAGTGAAAATCTGGCTCCAAGAAAATGGAAAGTCCCATCAATGGTTAGCTGAAGAACTAAACATAAGCAAAGCATTAGTTGGTCATATGCTGTCGGGGAATCGAACAATTCAACCCAAAAGAATCCCTGAGTTAGCAAAAGTACTTGGGATGTCGGTGAATGAACTGATGGAAGACAGCTCTCTCAACTCAAAACGGTTGGTTGTTCAGCTGAGAGGAACCACGTCCAATCGACGTTCCAAGCAAGAAGTGCAAGAGTTGTTGTTTGTGATTGAAGATTACCTGGGTTTAAAGCGTGGGCAAACGAATGGATCGTAA
- a CDS encoding PadR family transcriptional regulator, giving the protein MSMTQMLKGIIDGCLLAIIENEEVYGYELAEKLGGFGFDSFSEGTIYPLLIRMQKEELVSSTFKKSTAGPKRKYYSLTPKGKVELENFIVRWNTLQINVNRVLHFETGIKGDETNE; this is encoded by the coding sequence TTGTCAATGACGCAAATGCTCAAGGGCATAATTGATGGATGTTTACTAGCTATTATCGAAAATGAAGAAGTCTATGGCTATGAACTAGCGGAGAAACTAGGAGGTTTCGGTTTTGACTCTTTCAGTGAGGGTACAATATATCCATTGTTAATACGTATGCAGAAGGAAGAACTTGTTTCATCAACTTTTAAAAAATCTACTGCAGGACCTAAAAGAAAATATTACTCACTAACTCCCAAGGGTAAAGTAGAATTAGAAAATTTTATCGTACGTTGGAATACCTTACAAATCAATGTAAACAGAGTCTTACATTTCGAAACAGGCATAAAAGGGGATGAGACGAATGAATAG
- a CDS encoding HAAS domain-containing protein, translating to MNSQLELSRKSQRFLDDLRTYLFTNRKSLSDVDEIINDLENHLYEAERNGKPIEKVVGKSPREYMKMVSGELATDNKNWFKYICLIIFGSFSFMIFPDIMSLNLSFTVLEIGSHIVISTMFILLAFSYFKYNATKDRPIANRVILQLGMVLLLSAISFSIIYLNKYIDSPIIHFGPIGSLLVAVIMGLFLIGLVIWASK from the coding sequence ATGAATAGTCAATTGGAACTTTCAAGAAAGAGTCAAAGGTTTTTAGATGATTTACGTACTTATTTATTTACCAATAGAAAAAGTTTGAGTGATGTAGATGAAATTATAAACGATTTAGAAAATCATTTATATGAAGCTGAACGAAATGGGAAGCCTATTGAAAAAGTTGTTGGGAAATCCCCAAGAGAATATATGAAGATGGTTTCTGGTGAATTGGCAACTGATAATAAGAACTGGTTCAAATATATTTGTCTAATCATTTTCGGATCATTTTCTTTTATGATTTTCCCGGATATAATGAGCCTAAATCTTTCGTTTACTGTCTTGGAAATTGGCAGTCACATTGTGATTAGCACTATGTTTATTCTATTAGCTTTTTCATACTTTAAATATAATGCAACAAAAGATAGACCCATTGCAAATCGAGTGATATTACAACTTGGAATGGTACTATTACTATCTGCTATATCATTTTCTATAATTTATTTGAATAAATATATAGACAGTCCTATTATTCATTTTGGTCCTATAGGAAGTCTGCTTGTCGCTGTTATTATGGGATTATTTTTAATCGGTCTTGTAATATGGGCATCGAAATAA
- a CDS encoding histidine phosphatase family protein codes for MELIFIRHGQGEHTLNLPESLHMSNPPLTIQGKIQAKKLQSALPITFEDVLIVSPALRTLQTASIWSENMECNRVVHPLVGPRIFPTRLAATTLPCDELLDLERLHYEFPNFVLAPDLASSLWSSGINVLSEDEFNLLTEEFIGFCRSFQRERIYIVTHDGTITSYRQKISSQQLTREDFLQETEHFRLIVE; via the coding sequence GTGGAGTTGATTTTTATTCGTCACGGCCAAGGCGAACATACATTGAATTTACCTGAAAGTTTGCACATGAGTAATCCCCCGTTAACCATCCAAGGAAAGATACAGGCAAAAAAGTTACAATCGGCCCTTCCGATAACTTTTGAGGACGTTTTAATTGTCAGTCCGGCTTTAAGAACCCTCCAAACGGCTTCAATCTGGAGTGAGAATATGGAGTGTAATAGAGTGGTGCATCCATTAGTAGGTCCTCGTATATTCCCTACACGATTGGCTGCCACGACATTGCCGTGTGATGAATTGCTTGATTTAGAAAGACTTCACTATGAATTCCCAAACTTTGTTCTTGCACCAGATCTTGCATCTTCTTTATGGTCATCAGGCATCAATGTCTTATCTGAAGATGAATTTAATTTGCTGACTGAAGAGTTCATTGGTTTTTGCCGAAGCTTTCAACGTGAACGAATCTATATTGTTACGCATGACGGGACCATAACTTCTTATCGGCAAAAGATTTCAAGCCAACAACTTACCAGAGAAGATTTTCTCCAAGAGACTGAGCATTTCCGTTTGATTGTAGAGTGA